Genomic DNA from Variovorax sp. S12S4:
CACCACCATCACCACGGCCAGCCCGAGTTCGAGCTGCACGTGCGAGACCGAGGCGCGGATGCCGGTGGTGCGGTCGCTCAGCACTTCCACCTTGAGCGAGCCCGGCAACGAGGCCTGGAGTTCGGGCAGCTGCTTCTTGATGGCGTCCACCGTGCCGATCACGTTGGCGCCCGGCTGGCGCTGCACGTTCAGGATGATGGCCGGGTACAGCGCGGGTTGCTGCTCGCCGGTGCGCAGCGCGGCCCAGGCGCCCAGCTGCGTGTTCTCGGCACCGTCGACCACGCGCGCCACGTCGGTCATCTTCACCGGCGCGCCGTTCTTCCACGCGACGATGAGGTTCTTGTAGTCGTCCGCCGTCACGAGCTGGTCGTTGGCGTTGATGGTGTAGGCCCGCCGCGGGCCGTCGAAGCTGCCCTTGGCGCTGTTGGCGTTGGCCGCGGTGATGGCGCTGCGCAGCGTGTCCAGCCCAATGCCGACCGAAGCCAGCGCATTGGTGTCGGCCTGGATGCGCACGGCCGGACGCTGCCCGCCCGAAAGCGACACCAGCCCCACGCCGCTGACCTGGCTGATCTTCTGCGCGAGCCGCGTGTTCACGAGGTTCTGCACCTCGGTGAGCGGCATGGTCTCGGAGCTCACCGCCAGCGAGAGAATGGGCGCGTCGGCCGGGTTCACCTTGGCGTACACGGGCGGCGCCGGCAGGTCGGCCGGCAGCAGCGAGCCGCCGGCATTGATGGCGGCCTGCACCTGCTGTTCGGCCACGTCGAGGGTCTGGTCGAGCGCGAACTGCAGCGTGACGATCGACACGCCCGCTGAGCTCACCGAGCTCATGCGGTTGAGCCCGGCCATTTGCCCGAACTGACGCTCGAGCGGCGCGGTAACGGTGCGGCTCATCACCTCGGGGCTGGCGCCGGGGTAGAGGGTCTGCACCTGGATGGTCGGGTAGTCGACCTGCGGCAGTGCGGCCAGCGGCAGCGACCGCAGGCCCACGAAGCCGGCCAGCACAATGGCCACCATCAGCAGCGCCGTGGCCACCGGCCGATCGATAAAAGGGCGTGAGGGGCTCATCGCGAACGCGCTCGCTTGTTCCGTGGGTTGATGCCGATGCTCTTCATTGCGGCGGGCGCTGGCGCCGCCGCTCTCCACCCCCTTCGCCGCGCTCTCCGCGCGGGCCCGATGCCGCACCGCGGGGCCCCGACGCGCCGCCGCGCGGGCCCATGGCCGGGCGCTCGCCCTGCAGCTGAACAACGGCGCCGTCCTTGATGCGGTCGCCGCCTTCGGTCACCACGTTCTCGCCGGCCTGCAGGCCTGAAGTGATGGCGACCACATCGACATTCGCCTCGCCGCGCTTCACCTGGCGCATCGAGACGGTGCGGTCCTGGTTGATGACATACACATAGTCGCCATTGGGGCCGGTGCGCACCGCCGTGACCGGTACCACCACCGCGCGCACCTTGCGCAGCAGCATCTGCACGTTGACGAACTGGCTCGGGAACAGCGTGGTCTGCGCATTGCCGAAGCGGGCCTTGGCCTTGACGGTGCCGGTGGTGGTGTCGACCACGTTGTCGAGCGTGGAGAAGGTGCCCGTGTCGAGCGTTGCCGCGCGGGTGCGGTCGAACGCGGTAACCGGCAGCGGCTCGCCCTTGGCAAGCTGCGTCTGGATGTCTGGCACGCGATCTTGCGGCACCGAGAACTGCACATCGATGGGGTTCATCTGCGTGATGACCGCAATGCCCGTGGTCGCGTTGGCCGTGACGGTGTTGCCCGCGTCCACCGCGCGCAGGCCGATGCGGCCGGCCACTGGCGCTGTGATGCGGGTGTAGTCGAGGTTCAGCTTGGCGGCGGCTTCGGCGGCCAGGTCGGTGGTGACCGTGCCTTCGAGCTGCCGGACCAGCGCGGCCTGGGTGTCCACGTCTTGCCGGGCGATGGAGTCTTGCCCCAGCAGCGTGCGGTAGCGAGCGAGGGTGACGCGCGCGGCCTCGAGCTGCGCCTCGTCGCGCTGGCGCGTGCCGCGTGCCTGCATCAGCGCCTGCTCGTAGGGCCGGGGGTCGATGCGCGCGAGCAGCTGGTTCCTGGCGACGGTCTGCCCTTCGGTGAACAGCACCTCGGTGAGCACCCCGCCCACCTGCGCCCTGAGCGTGATGGTTGCGAGCGGCGTGACCGTGCCGAGCGCGTCGATGGTCACCGGCAGCTCGATCTCGCGCGCCATCGCATTGCCAACGGTAACGGTGGCGCCGCCGAAGCCCGGCCCGCCGGCGGTGCTGGCCTTGCGGTTGATGAGGTACCAGGCGCCGCCTCCCAGCAGCAGCAATAACAGCAGCGCAATCAGGCTGCCAAGCCAGAGCCGGCGGCGCGAAGGCGGCCGGGGCGGCGGGGACGAGGCGGGGTGTA
This window encodes:
- a CDS encoding efflux RND transporter periplasmic adaptor subunit, with the protein product MESPNSEPSSGDSPAVQPVHPASSPPPRPPSRRRLWLGSLIALLLLLLLGGGAWYLINRKASTAGGPGFGGATVTVGNAMAREIELPVTIDALGTVTPLATITLRAQVGGVLTEVLFTEGQTVARNQLLARIDPRPYEQALMQARGTRQRDEAQLEAARVTLARYRTLLGQDSIARQDVDTQAALVRQLEGTVTTDLAAEAAAKLNLDYTRITAPVAGRIGLRAVDAGNTVTANATTGIAVITQMNPIDVQFSVPQDRVPDIQTQLAKGEPLPVTAFDRTRAATLDTGTFSTLDNVVDTTTGTVKAKARFGNAQTTLFPSQFVNVQMLLRKVRAVVVPVTAVRTGPNGDYVYVINQDRTVSMRQVKRGEANVDVVAITSGLQAGENVVTEGGDRIKDGAVVQLQGERPAMGPRGGASGPRGAASGPRGERGEGGGERRRQRPPQ